ACCTGATCATCGGCGGCATGGAACGCGGCACCGCCTTCTCCGAACTGATCGACCCCGTCATTCAGCGTGAGCGGCTCACCGAGCAGTCGCGGCACGCGGCTGCCGGTGATGATGAGGCCATGCAACTGGATGAGGACTTCCTCCGCGCCCTCGAATACGGCGCCCCGCCCATGGGCGGGATCGGGCTGGGAATCGACCGTCTGGTCATGCTGTTCACCGGAGCAGGCATCCGGGAAACCATCCTCTTCCCGCTCCTGAAGCCCGAAGGGCACTGATTATGGAATACGTAGCTGTACTGCTGCCGTCATTAGTGGTGGGGCTGATCTTTTGGTTCGCCATGAAATCGATCTTTAATGCCGATAAGTCCGAACGGCAGGCGGAGGCGCGCGCCCAGGCCGAGGCCGACGCGCGGACCGATATGCCATTGGACGGCCCGGACGCCGATCCGGATAAGTAAACCACCTGTACTTTCTGTGATTATCCCCAGCGGTCTATTGTCACTTTGACGTGGTGCCATAATGAGGTTCATACTTTTTGTAGAAACATCCTGCTTTTCTGCACACCCCGAACCTCAAAGAGGAAGTCTTTAAATGGCACAGAAAGTAAACATCATCCTCGTAGATGATCTGGATGGGGGATCCGCGGACGAGAATGTCCGGTTTGGCCTTGACGGGGCCAGCTATGAAATCGATCTGTCGGCCGCAAATGCAGCCGAACTGCGTTCCAGCCTGGAGCGTTTTATTGCTGCCGCCCGCAAAACTTCGGCCGGCCGCACTACACGCACCAAAGCCGCCGTTACAGGCCGTGGCAACGACTCGGCACAGATCCGTCAGTGGGCTCGTGACAACGGCTACACGGTCAACAGCCGAGGCCGAATTCAAGCTGAAATCCAGGAAGCCTACCAGAAGGCGAATTCGTAGGAACCTGCCTGACTCAGATTGCAAAGAACCCTGTTTCGGCTCGCGGCGGAACAGGGTTCTTTGCTGCCAATTGAATAACACCTCCGGACCTCGGCCCGGAAATACGGATGTCCCGGCTAAAGTGCCGGTCAAAGCATGGCCAACGCAATACAGGGGGCTACCAGGGCCGCCAGCGACCACCAGGTCCGGTAAATATTGCAGCGTGTCCACCGTCGTTCGAATTATTCCCTGCCGGTCGCCGCGTGTTCCGAGGCCGCCGCGCCGGCAAGCCCTGTTATTCAGGGGGATATTCACGAGTGCGGTAATGGCCAACGTGGCGGTGTAACAGGCAAGGGCAATAGTGGCCGGCATCCGTGCCACGCAATCCGGGCATCACGGAACATGCGTACGGGTAATAGAGACCGCCGATGCCGGCCAGCGTCACGGTCGCCAGGGTCATGAGCGCAGTGATGAATTCCATGACGTTCCCCTTGCTGACGGCGTTGAGCGGGTCGAAGCGGGCCATGGTTACGGGAGGTTGAACGCGTCATGTTTCCCCTGTGGCGAACACGCTCCACAAGACGGGATCGGGCACGTAGCATCAAAGTACGTTGTAGCTAGGAGTGTGGCGAAATGTTTGAGCGATTTACGGACCGTGCCCGTCGCGTCGTTGTGCTTGCCCAAGAAGAGGCACGCATGCTGAACCATAACTATATTGGTACCGAACACATCCTGTTGGGTCTGATCCATGAGGGTGAAGGCGTTGCCGCCAAGGCTCTTGAGTCCTTGAGCATTTCGCTCGACGGCGTGCGTGAGCAGGTGCAGGAGATCATCGGTCAGGGCCAGCAGGCTCCGTCCGGCCACATTCCCTTCACGCCCCGTGCCAAAAAGGTGCTGGAGCTCTCCCTGCGTGAGGCGCTGCAGCTGGGCCACAACTACATCGGCACGGAGCACATCCTGCTGGGTCTCATCCGCGAGGGTGAGGGTGTGGCTGCCCAGGTGCTCGTCAAGCTCGGCGCCGACCTCAACCGGGTCCGCCAGCAGGTAATCCAGCTGCTTTCCGGCTACCAGGGCAAGGAAACCACCGGCGCAGGCGTCGGGGCCGGCCAGCCCGAAGGCACCCCCGCAGGGTCCGTGGTACTGGACCAGTTCGGCCGCAACCTGACGCAGGCTGCGCGCGAGAACAAGCTGGATCCTGTGATCGGCCGCGAGCAGGAAATGGAACGCGTCATGCAGGTCCTTTCCCGCCGTACCAAGAACAACCCCGTGCTGATCGGTGAGCCCGGCGTTGGCAAGACCGCCGTCGTCGAAGGCCTCGCCCAGGCGATTGTCCGCGGCGACGTCCCCGAGACCATCAAGGACAAGCAGCTCTACACCCTGGACCTCGGGTCCCTGGTGGCAGGCTCCCGGTACCGCGGTGACTTCGAAGAGCGGCTGAAGAAGGTCCTCAAGGAAATCCGCACCCGCGGCGACATCATCCTCTTCATCGACGAAATCCACACCTTGGTGGGTGCCGGCGCTGCTGAAGGTGCCATTGATGCCGCGTCCATCCTGAAGCCCATGCTGGCCCGCGGTGAACTGCAGACCATCGGTGCCACCACCCTGGACGAGTACCGCAAACACATCGAGAAGGACGCCGCGCTGGAGCGCCGCTTCCAGCCGATCCAGGTCAAGGAACCTTCCGTCGCGCACGCGATCGAGATCCTTAAGGGCCTGCGTGACCGCTACGAGGCGCACCACCGCGTGACCATCACCGACGGCGCCCTCGCCTCGGCTGCCAGCCTCGCCGAGCGCTACATTTCGGACCGCTTCCTGCCGGACAAGGCCATCGACCTGATCGATGAGGCCGGTGCCCGGCTGCGCATTCGCCGGATGACTGCCCCGCCGGAACTGAAGGCCATGGACGAGCGCATCGCCCAGCTGAAGATGGAGAAGGAATCGGCCATCGACGCGCAGGACTTCGAAGGTGCCGCATCGCTCCGTGACAAGGAGCAGAAGCTCATCACCGAGCGTGCCGAGAAGGAACGCCACTGGAAGTCCGGCGGCATGGACGACATCTCCGAGGTGGATGAGGATCTCATCGCCGAGGTGCTGGCCAACTCCACCGGCATCCCGGTCTTCAAGCTGACCGAGGAAGAGTCCTCGCGCCTGCTGAAGATGGAAGACGAACTGCACAAGCGCGTAGTGGGCCAGGACGAGGCCATCAAGGCCCTCTCCCAGGCGATCCGCCGCACCCGTGCAGGCCTGAAGGACCCCAAGCGTCCCGGCGGCTCGTTCATCTTCGCCGGCCCCACCGGCGTCGGCAAGACCGAACTGGCCAAGGCACTGGCCGAGTTCCTGTTCGGTGAAGAGGACGCCCTCATCACGCTGGACATGTCCGAGTACTCCGAGAAGCACACCGTTTCGCGGCTTTTCGGTGCCCCTCCGGGCTACGTCGGCTACGAAGAGGGCGGCCAGCTTACCGAGAAGGTCCGCCGTCGTCCGTTCTCCGTGGTCCTGTTCGATGAAGTGGAAAAGGCACACGCTGACCTCTTCAACTCGCTCCTGCAGATCCTGGAGGACGGCCGCCTGACCGACTCCCAGGGCCGCGTTGTGGACTTCAAGAACACCGTGATCATCATGACCACGAACCTCGGTACCCGGGACATTTCCAAGAGTGTTGCCACCGGCTTCCAGTCCGGCACCGACACGCAGACCGGCTACAACCGGATGCGTGCCCGCGTGACGGAGGAACTCAAGCAGCACTTCCGCCCCGAGTTCCTGAACCGTGTGGACGACGTTGTGGTGTTCCCGCAGCTGACCCAGGACGAGATCATCGAGATCGTGGACATGTTCGTGGGCCGTCTGGAGAAGCGCCTCAAGGACAAGGACATGGGCATCGAGCTCACGCCCGCGGCCAAGGTGCTCCTGGCCACCCGCGGTTACGACCCCGCCATGGGTGCCCGGCCGCTGCGCCGCACCATCCAGCGCGAGATCGAGGACCAGCTCTCCGAGAAGATCCTGTTCGGCGACATCCACGCCGGCGACATCGTGGTGGTGGATGTGGACGGCGAAGGCGACGACGCCAAGTTCACCTTCGCCGGCAACGCCAAGCCGCGCATCCCGGAAATCGCCCCGAGCGTCTAACCAGTAACCGCCGAAGCCCCGTCACTCCGCAAAGGAGCGGCGGGGCTTCGCGCGTTAAGGCAGTCGTGGCCGATTCCGGTGCCAGATATCAGAGATTTCCCGGCGCCTGCTCCTTCGTCGCTTTGACGGCGCCTACATAAATCCCTGATACCTGGCGCCTCGTGCGCGGGTGCGCGTTTCTGTAAAGCGAGCGTGCCGGGGTCATTTGTGTAGCTTGCGTCAGAGCGAGGTACGAGCAGCAAGCGGCAAATGGCGCCGGTGCGGGAGCGCCCCAACCCGCATCGCTGCCGGTGTCGCTGCTTGGCCTCGTAGGATTGTCGGTGTGACCGATTCCGAGACTTTCCATATCCGTCCTGCCCGCACTGGCGATGTCCACGCCATCAAGAGACTGGTGGCTCCGCTGGCGGAACAGCGGATCCTCATGGCCAAGGAGACGGTCGCGTATTACGAGAGCCTGCAGGAGTTCAAGATCGCAGAATCGGCGGACGGCGACGTCGTCGGCTGCGGCGCCCTGCACGTGATGTGGGAAGACCTGGCCGAGGTGCGCACACTGGCCGCCTCCGACGCCTGGCGCGGCAAAGGCGTGGGCCACGTCCTCGTGGAAAGCCTCCTCGAGGAGGCGCGGGCGCTCGGCGTCGCACGCGTCTTCTGCCTCACCTTCGAGGTGGACTTCTTCAAGCGCCACGGCTTTGAGGTGATGGCGGACCAGTCAGCGGTGGATCCGGCGGTCTACTCCGAGCTGCTCCGCTCCCACGACGAAGGCGTCGCCGAGTTCCTGGACCTGGCACGGGTCAAACCAAACACTCTCGGTAACACGCGCATGATCAAGTTCCTCTAAGGGCCACCGCCCGCAAAGTCGTGGTTCCCTGCGCACCCGGGCCGGGCCGCCGGCGTCGTGCGGCGTAATGTCACCACGAAAACCCTTGTTTTAGTCGATTTGATGGATAAACTGAGCGGGCCGCAGTTTGGGGCCTGCAGGTAAGGGACAGTCATTGGGGGCTGTCCCTTACCTATGCCCGAACCCGGAGGCTATCCGAGTTACATGCCGCGGTAGTAGGGTCAAAGTGCAATCCTCTAGCACGAGCCCACACCCAGGAGTTCTGCCATGAAAAAGCTCATCAATGATCCACGTTCGGTAGTAGACGAGTCAGTGGAGGGCTTCGGCCTGGCCCACGCTGACCTCGTCACAGTCAATGCCGATCCGAAGTACGTCACGCGCAAAGACGCGCCTGTGTCAGGAAAAGTCGGGCTCCTTTCCGGCGGAGGCAGCGGCCATGAACCGCTCCACGCCGGTTTTGTCGGGCTGGGAATGCTCGATGCGGCTGTGCCGGGGGCGGTATTCACCTCACCCACACCGGACCAGATCCTTCCGGCGACGCTCGGGGTTAACTCAGGCGCCGGCGTCGTCCACATTGTGAAGAACTACACCGGTGACGTCCTGAACTTCGAGACGGCCGCCGAACTCGCGCAGGCCGAAGGCGTGGAGGTCCGTACTGTCCTCGTCAACGACGACGTCGCCGTGGAGGATTCGCTCTACACCGCCGGACGCCGCGGCGTCGGGGGCACTGTCCTGGTGGAGAAGATTGCCGGCGCCGCCGCCGAGCGGGGCGACAGCCTGGATGCCGTGGCTGAAATCGGCGACCGCGTCAACAGCAATGTGCGCACCATGGGCGTCGCCCTGTCCGCCTGCACTGTACCGCACGCAGGGGCGCCGAGCTTCGAACTGGCGGACAATGAAATTGAAATCGGCATCGGGATCCACGGCGAACCCGGACGGCACAAGATCCCCATGGAGAACGCGGACGGAATCACCGACCGGCTGCTGGAACCCGTGCTCAGCGACCTCGGCCTTGCCAGTGGCGATAAGGTCCTGCTCTTTGTCAACGGCATGGGCGGTACACCGCTGAGCGAGTTGTACATCGTCTACCGCCGCGCCGCGCAGGTGCTCAAGGAACGCGGGGCCACTGTGGAGCGTTCGCTGGTGGGAAACTACATCACGTCCCTGGAAATGCAGGGCTGCTCCATCTCGGTGCTCCGGCTCGATGATGAAATGACGCAACTGTGGGACGCCCCCGTCCACACGGCAGCGCTGCGTTGGGGCGTGTAACGATGCTGCTCGACGTTAAATGGGCCGTCAAATGGCTGACCCTGTGCGCGGAGGCGATGGCCGAAAACAGGGCCTGGCTCATTGAGCTGGATCGCCCCATAGGCGACTCGGACCACGGCGAGAACATGGACCGAGGGTTTCAGGCCGTACTGGAGAAACTCGCGGAATCGCCGCCTGAGACGCCCGGAGCAGCCCTGAAGCTGACGGCCATGACGCTGATGTCCAAGGTGGGCGGGGCGGCCGGCCCCCTGTACGGAACGGCCTTCCTGCGGGCGGCCACTGCACTGGGCGATGCCCTCGAGGTTGATCCCGCAAAGCTGGCCGCGGCGTTGGTGGCCGCCCGGGACGGCATTGTGGCCAGGGGCAAAGCCGAGTCAGGCGACAAAACCATGGTGGACGCCTGGACCCCTGCAGTCGAAGCCGCCCAGGCGGCAGCCGCGGACGGGAATGGCAATGTTCTGGCTGTGCTGGTGGCCGCCGCCGAGGCCGCTGAAGCAGGCGCCGTGGCGACCGACCCGCTGGTGGCGCGCAAAGGCCGCGCCAGCTACCTGGGGGAGCGGAGCGCCGGCCATCGCGACCCCGGCGCTGCCTCCAGCGCCCTGATCCTCCGGGCCGCCGTCGGGGCTGCTGCATGACGGTACGCCTCGTGGTGGTATCCCATAGCGAAAAGATCGCCGACGGCGCCGTGGAGCTTGCCGCCCAGATGGCGCCCGACGTTGTGATGATCGCGGCGGGGGGAACTTCGGATGGCAGGATCGGCACAAGCCTGGAGAAGGTCATGTCCGCGCTGGACCAGGCCAACGGCGGTGAGGGTGTGGTGGTCCTGACAGATCTGGGCTCTGCCGTGATGACGGCGGAATCGGCACAGGAACTCGCGGAGGACCCGGCCGCCGTGTTGCTTGCGGATGCGCCGTTGGTCGAGGGCCTGGTGGCTGCCGCAGTCGCCGCCCAGGCCGGGGCCGACGCCCAGGCCGTCAAGCAGGCGGCCGAGGATGTTTACGGTTCAGGGGCTGCCGGTGCATCGCCGGTAAGCAAAGTCGCGGAAGGCTCGGTGACCGGTGCGGGACCGGACTTCACCGGGGACTTTGAACTCATCAACCAGGCCGGCATGCATGCCCGCCCGGCAGCCAAGGTTGCCGGCGGGCTGTCATCCATGAACGCCGACGTCACCATCAACGGGGTTGACGGCGCCTCCATGACCGCTCTGATGACGCTCGGTGCCGGCAAAGGATCCATGCTCCACGTCGAGGCGTGGGGACCGGATGCGGAGCGTGCCTTGAATTACGTCGGCGGCCTCGTGCAGGCGGGCTTCGGCGAACCCTAGAGGCAAGAAAGAACCGTTGAGCCGGACGCGCCCCAGACCTGGATGAACGGGAAGGCCAGCCGGTGGCCGTTGCGTAAGGCGTGGGCGCCGGGAGCTCAGCGGAGCCCTGTTGGGCGGGAGCCCAATGCTAGATAGGCGCCTGTTCCCATCGCGAGGAAGCCGCCTACTCCGACGACGATGAGTTGCGTGCTCACCCCCGTAATGAGCAAAATCAGCCCAAGCAGGCACAGGACCAAACCGACATAGGCCTTTCCACGAAGCCTCACGGACCCGGACGAGAGTCTTTGCGCGAGCTGCGGATCATTGGCCGCCAGATCCGCCTCCAACTCTTCCAGCTGTTTGCGCTCCCGATCTGATAGTGGCATCGGAACCCCCGTCTGGCGTCCTGTGAACTCAAAATCTAACATTCACTTTGTTAGTAAAGCTGACGCTAAGAGTCTTGTCAGAGGAAGTCAAGAGCCCGCGTTAGCGATGGCCAAAGGACCCGTTGAAGCCCGGAATACCAGCCTCGGAAGGCCCCTGCGAGCCCCCATGAATGGGCCGGCTTACGCCGGTTTCTCCCGCAAAGCCTCGGCATCGAGCACCACCGAAGCGGTGACAAACCGTCCGCACTGTTCGCCATAAGGGAAAGCGCCGCGGGGCCGGAACTCGACCGTGCGGACCGGCAGTGCCAGCCCGTCCGCACCTGTTCCGGTGGCTGTCACGGCCATGGGAGTTTCGGTGAGTGAGCCCAGGAACAGCATGCCGATCAGCGTTCCGTCGGGCGATGCCGTGGCGGAGCAAACCCCGTCAGGGCTGCAGCCTTGATCCACTGACACAGAGCCCGGGCGGAGTTCCACGGCGTCTTCCTTGCATACCCCGTCCTGGCATGCCCGCAGCCGCAGCGTCCGCACGTGCGGCACATAGGAGGCTGGGACCGTCACCGAGACCACGGACGCCTGCGCAATTGCGGGGCATTGGGTACCCGGCGGGTAGGGGAAGCAACCGGACGTGAGGACGGTGGTCGTCAGCAGTGCCAAAAGCAGCCCGGACTTGCGCATACTCCAGCCTAGGACGGTGCCCCGCCCGCGGACTGACTACCGGAGAAGTGTGCCGAACATTGTTATGCCTCCCGCGCCAAAGAGCATCAGAACGAGACCTGTGGCCAACCGTCCTCTGGACACGAAGAACACGGGGAGGGTTGATTCAGCCGGATTGTCCGGGTTGTACCGGACGCCGATGGGTTGCCCGATGATGGCCTGGTCCTGGCTGTAGATATCGGACTGGCCAAGCCAACGTTTGCCGCCGGCGTCCTCGAATTCGTACGAGGCAGCGAACCGGTCCCTGCCGTTACTTCCTGTCCCGTCCTTGCCGTGCAGGTTCCCGGTCACCACGGCGGCGGTCTGCGGCCAGCCCGTCATGGCGCGGCTCCGGCGGAGGGATTTCGCCAGGGACAGGCCAACCAGGGTCAAGCCCAAAACGAGGAAGAGTGCGGGCAGCAGGACAAAGATCAGCTTGAGCGGGTCCACGCGTCAGCCCAGAGGGAAGTTGCCGGCTACCCAGAACAGCAGCAACGAAAACAGCGCGAAGAACGGCACCAGACACCCGAGCATTGTCTTGGAATCGGACGACATCTGGAAGGACTGGTTGGGATTCGCGGGGTTGTAGGCCACCTGCACCAGCGTTCCCGGGACCTGCTGGTTGCGGTACGAAACCTCTGATTCTCCGGCGTACAGAATCCCGTTGGGGCCTGTGAATTGGTACGTGGGGTAGAAGCGGCGGCTCCTGGTTGATCCGCCGCCGCCATTGCTCCAGCCCCCGACGTTTCCCGTCACGGTCGCCTGGACCTTGGGCCAGCCCGCGATGAGTTTCTCGTGACGCTTGGTCTTCCGCAACGTGTGGAGCAGCGCGAAAATCACGCCTGTCACGAACAACGCGGCTATAAGGTACAGCACGATTCTCATAAATTTCCCCCGGTTCGAGTCATCAGAAAGTATGCCACCGGGGGCGCACCTCCCCTAAACGACTCACGCCGGCAGTTGGTAGCCGCCCTCGTGGAGCTCGGCCAGACCGTCGCCGAGAAGCCCGGCCAGTGCGCGTTCGAGCTGCTCAGGGGCGGAATTCAGCCGGTGCAGGGCCGCGAGCGGGACCCCGATTCCCTCCGCCGCAAAGCCCAGGTCCGCAGGTTCCCGCTGGAACATTTCCGGCGGCACCGGGCTGTCTGCCAGCCGGAGAACGGCCAGCACGGCGCCGCGGACCTGGCGGTCGGTGCCGTGCCACGCCTGACCTTTGGGGACGTACGACGGCGGCGGCTCGCCGGCTGCCAGCCACGCGCAGGAGTCCCGGACAGGGCAGTCCGTGCACTTCGGCGCCCGCGCCGTGCACACCAGCGCGCCCAGCTCCATAACCGCGGCATTCCAGCGCACGGAGGTTCCGGCGTCGTCCGGCAGCAGTTCCGCCGCGAGGCGCATCTCCGTTGCGCTAAGGGAAGGGGAGGGGAGCGCGACGCCGGAAAAGAGGCGCGCGTGAACCCGCCGGATATTGGTGTCCACCACCGTTTCCCGACGTCCGTAGGCAAAGGCGGCGACGGCGGCGGCTGTGTAACTGCCCACGCCCGGCAGTGCCAGCAGCTCAGCAAACGTTCCGGGGACAGTGCCGCCGTGATCGCGGACGATGGCTGCAGCGGCGGCATGGAGGCGGAGTGCCCGGCGCGGGTAGCCAAGCCGGCCCCACGATCGCACTGCCTCGCCGGCGGGTTCACCTGCCAGCCCTGCCGGGGTGGGCCAGCGCTCCAGCCACTCCTGCCAGACCGGGAGTACCCGCACCACCGGGGTCTGCTGCAGCATGACCTCGCTGACCAGGACACCCCAGGCCGAACAGTCCGGTTCGCGCCAGGGAAGCTCCCTCGCCGTCGCCGCGAACCAGCCCGTGATCCGGTGGTGCAGGCGCTGGAGTTCCCGCCCGGTGCCGTGGGCCGGGCCGGGGGAGGGCGCAGGCGCACGGCCCGCGGGTGGG
The window above is part of the Pseudarthrobacter sp. IC2-21 genome. Proteins encoded here:
- a CDS encoding histone-like nucleoid-structuring protein Lsr2 encodes the protein MAQKVNIILVDDLDGGSADENVRFGLDGASYEIDLSAANAAELRSSLERFIAAARKTSAGRTTRTKAAVTGRGNDSAQIRQWARDNGYTVNSRGRIQAEIQEAYQKANS
- a CDS encoding ATP-dependent Clp protease ATP-binding subunit, which codes for MFERFTDRARRVVVLAQEEARMLNHNYIGTEHILLGLIHEGEGVAAKALESLSISLDGVREQVQEIIGQGQQAPSGHIPFTPRAKKVLELSLREALQLGHNYIGTEHILLGLIREGEGVAAQVLVKLGADLNRVRQQVIQLLSGYQGKETTGAGVGAGQPEGTPAGSVVLDQFGRNLTQAARENKLDPVIGREQEMERVMQVLSRRTKNNPVLIGEPGVGKTAVVEGLAQAIVRGDVPETIKDKQLYTLDLGSLVAGSRYRGDFEERLKKVLKEIRTRGDIILFIDEIHTLVGAGAAEGAIDAASILKPMLARGELQTIGATTLDEYRKHIEKDAALERRFQPIQVKEPSVAHAIEILKGLRDRYEAHHRVTITDGALASAASLAERYISDRFLPDKAIDLIDEAGARLRIRRMTAPPELKAMDERIAQLKMEKESAIDAQDFEGAASLRDKEQKLITERAEKERHWKSGGMDDISEVDEDLIAEVLANSTGIPVFKLTEEESSRLLKMEDELHKRVVGQDEAIKALSQAIRRTRAGLKDPKRPGGSFIFAGPTGVGKTELAKALAEFLFGEEDALITLDMSEYSEKHTVSRLFGAPPGYVGYEEGGQLTEKVRRRPFSVVLFDEVEKAHADLFNSLLQILEDGRLTDSQGRVVDFKNTVIIMTTNLGTRDISKSVATGFQSGTDTQTGYNRMRARVTEELKQHFRPEFLNRVDDVVVFPQLTQDEIIEIVDMFVGRLEKRLKDKDMGIELTPAAKVLLATRGYDPAMGARPLRRTIQREIEDQLSEKILFGDIHAGDIVVVDVDGEGDDAKFTFAGNAKPRIPEIAPSV
- a CDS encoding amino-acid N-acetyltransferase; this encodes MTDSETFHIRPARTGDVHAIKRLVAPLAEQRILMAKETVAYYESLQEFKIAESADGDVVGCGALHVMWEDLAEVRTLAASDAWRGKGVGHVLVESLLEEARALGVARVFCLTFEVDFFKRHGFEVMADQSAVDPAVYSELLRSHDEGVAEFLDLARVKPNTLGNTRMIKFL
- the dhaK gene encoding dihydroxyacetone kinase subunit DhaK, whose translation is MKKLINDPRSVVDESVEGFGLAHADLVTVNADPKYVTRKDAPVSGKVGLLSGGGSGHEPLHAGFVGLGMLDAAVPGAVFTSPTPDQILPATLGVNSGAGVVHIVKNYTGDVLNFETAAELAQAEGVEVRTVLVNDDVAVEDSLYTAGRRGVGGTVLVEKIAGAAAERGDSLDAVAEIGDRVNSNVRTMGVALSACTVPHAGAPSFELADNEIEIGIGIHGEPGRHKIPMENADGITDRLLEPVLSDLGLASGDKVLLFVNGMGGTPLSELYIVYRRAAQVLKERGATVERSLVGNYITSLEMQGCSISVLRLDDEMTQLWDAPVHTAALRWGV
- the dhaL gene encoding dihydroxyacetone kinase subunit DhaL; its protein translation is MLLDVKWAVKWLTLCAEAMAENRAWLIELDRPIGDSDHGENMDRGFQAVLEKLAESPPETPGAALKLTAMTLMSKVGGAAGPLYGTAFLRAATALGDALEVDPAKLAAALVAARDGIVARGKAESGDKTMVDAWTPAVEAAQAAAADGNGNVLAVLVAAAEAAEAGAVATDPLVARKGRASYLGERSAGHRDPGAASSALILRAAVGAAA
- the dhaM gene encoding dihydroxyacetone kinase phosphoryl donor subunit DhaM, with amino-acid sequence MTVRLVVVSHSEKIADGAVELAAQMAPDVVMIAAGGTSDGRIGTSLEKVMSALDQANGGEGVVVLTDLGSAVMTAESAQELAEDPAAVLLADAPLVEGLVAAAVAAQAGADAQAVKQAAEDVYGSGAAGASPVSKVAEGSVTGAGPDFTGDFELINQAGMHARPAAKVAGGLSSMNADVTINGVDGASMTALMTLGAGKGSMLHVEAWGPDAERALNYVGGLVQAGFGEP
- a CDS encoding DUF3040 domain-containing protein, producing MLDFEFTGRQTGVPMPLSDRERKQLEELEADLAANDPQLAQRLSSGSVRLRGKAYVGLVLCLLGLILLITGVSTQLIVVGVGGFLAMGTGAYLALGSRPTGLR
- a CDS encoding DUF3592 domain-containing protein, producing the protein MDPLKLIFVLLPALFLVLGLTLVGLSLAKSLRRSRAMTGWPQTAAVVTGNLHGKDGTGSNGRDRFAASYEFEDAGGKRWLGQSDIYSQDQAIIGQPIGVRYNPDNPAESTLPVFFVSRGRLATGLVLMLFGAGGITMFGTLLR
- a CDS encoding DUF3592 domain-containing protein — encoded protein: MRIVLYLIAALFVTGVIFALLHTLRKTKRHEKLIAGWPKVQATVTGNVGGWSNGGGGSTRSRRFYPTYQFTGPNGILYAGESEVSYRNQQVPGTLVQVAYNPANPNQSFQMSSDSKTMLGCLVPFFALFSLLLFWVAGNFPLG
- a CDS encoding A/G-specific adenine glycosylase; amino-acid sequence: MLQQTPVVRVLPVWQEWLERWPTPAGLAGEPAGEAVRSWGRLGYPRRALRLHAAAAAIVRDHGGTVPGTFAELLALPGVGSYTAAAVAAFAYGRRETVVDTNIRRVHARLFSGVALPSPSLSATEMRLAAELLPDDAGTSVRWNAAVMELGALVCTARAPKCTDCPVRDSCAWLAAGEPPPSYVPKGQAWHGTDRQVRGAVLAVLRLADSPVPPEMFQREPADLGFAAEGIGVPLAALHRLNSAPEQLERALAGLLGDGLAELHEGGYQLPA